A stretch of Henckelia pumila isolate YLH828 chromosome 4, ASM3356847v2, whole genome shotgun sequence DNA encodes these proteins:
- the LOC140864931 gene encoding superoxide dismutase [Fe], chloroplastic-like isoform X1 produces MVLLQHPPLACAYSPCFLSFGTIMTVATATNVPLNCGLFSSQGFFGSTSGFPTRKSEVRTKTNVRRAAGGVVKAIIEFKPPPYPLDALEPHMSRETFEYHWGKHHRAYVDNLNKQIVGTELDGKPLEEIIIDTYNKGDFLPPFNNAAQAWNHEFFWGSMKPGGGGEPSGELLDLINRDFGSYEAFVKEFKAAAATQFGSGWAWLVYKANRLDVGNAVNPRPSDDDKKLVVVKSPNAVNPLVWDYSPLLTLDVWEHAYYLDFQILQNRRPDYISIFMEKLVSWDVVSLRLEAAKAQAAEWEREELKKRENEETDGSISEAAEVYLESDADDAEAE; encoded by the exons ATGGTACTCCTCCAACACCCACCTCTTGCGTGCGCATACTCGCCCTGCTTCCTTTCCTTTGGAACTATCATGACTGTGGCAACAGCCACTAATGTCCCACTGAATTGCGGCTTGTTTTCCTCTCAAG GATTTTTTGGGTCGACTAGCGGCTTCCCCACGAGAAAGAGTGAGGTACGTACA AAAACGAATGTAAGAAGAGCTGCTGGCGGTGTAGTAAAGGCCATAATTGAATTTAAGCCACCACCTTACCCATTG GATGCTTTGGAACCTCATATGAGCCGTGAAACATTTGAATATCATTGGGGAAAACATCACAGGGCTTATGTGGATAACCTCAATAAGCAAATAGTTGGTACTGAACTTGACGGCAAGCCGTTAGAAGAAATAATAATTGATACATACAACAAGGGTGACTTCCTCCCACCCTTCAATAATGCTGCACAG GCATGGAATCATGAATTCTTCTGGGGGTCGATGAAACCGGGTGGTGGAGGTGAGCCATCTGGAGAACTTCTGGATTTAATTAATAGAGACTTTGGTTCTTATGAAGCATTtgtcaaagaattcaaggcagCTGCAGCCACTCAATTCGGTTCTGGTTGGGCCTGGCTCGTGT ATAAAGCTAATAGACTTGATGTGGGAAatgcggtgaatccccgaccgTCAGATGACGACAAAAAGCTTGTGGTGGTGAAGAGTCCAAATGCTGTTAATCCTCTAGTCTGGGACTATTCT CCGCTGCTTACCCTGGATGTTTGGGAG CATGCTTACTACCTCGACTTTCAG ATTCTACAGAACCGACGTCCCGATTACATATCCATCTTTATGGAGAAGCTCGTATCTTGGGACGTGGTTAGTTTGAGGCTTGAAGCTGCAAAAGCTCAAGCTGCCGAGTGGGAAAGAGAAGAGTTGAAGAAAAGGGAAAATGAAGAGACTGACGGATCAATTTCGGAGGCAGCTGAAGTTTACTTGGAAAGTGACGCAGATGATGCTGAGGCTGAGTGA
- the LOC140864931 gene encoding superoxide dismutase [Fe], chloroplastic-like isoform X2, with translation MVLLQHPPLACAYSPCFLSFGTIMTVATATNVPLNCGLFSSQGFFGSTSGFPTRKSEVRTKTNVRRAAGGVVKAIIEFKPPPYPLDALEPHMSRETFEYHWGKHHRAYVDNLNKQIVGTELDGKPLEEIIIDTYNKGDFLPPFNNAAQAWNHEFFWGSMKPGGGGEPSGELLDLINRDFGSYEAFVKEFKAAAATQFGSGWAWLVYKANRLDVGNAVNPRPSDDDKKLVVVKSPNAVNPLVWDYSPLLTLDVWEHAYYLDFQNRRPDYISIFMEKLVSWDVVSLRLEAAKAQAAEWEREELKKRENEETDGSISEAAEVYLESDADDAEAE, from the exons ATGGTACTCCTCCAACACCCACCTCTTGCGTGCGCATACTCGCCCTGCTTCCTTTCCTTTGGAACTATCATGACTGTGGCAACAGCCACTAATGTCCCACTGAATTGCGGCTTGTTTTCCTCTCAAG GATTTTTTGGGTCGACTAGCGGCTTCCCCACGAGAAAGAGTGAGGTACGTACA AAAACGAATGTAAGAAGAGCTGCTGGCGGTGTAGTAAAGGCCATAATTGAATTTAAGCCACCACCTTACCCATTG GATGCTTTGGAACCTCATATGAGCCGTGAAACATTTGAATATCATTGGGGAAAACATCACAGGGCTTATGTGGATAACCTCAATAAGCAAATAGTTGGTACTGAACTTGACGGCAAGCCGTTAGAAGAAATAATAATTGATACATACAACAAGGGTGACTTCCTCCCACCCTTCAATAATGCTGCACAG GCATGGAATCATGAATTCTTCTGGGGGTCGATGAAACCGGGTGGTGGAGGTGAGCCATCTGGAGAACTTCTGGATTTAATTAATAGAGACTTTGGTTCTTATGAAGCATTtgtcaaagaattcaaggcagCTGCAGCCACTCAATTCGGTTCTGGTTGGGCCTGGCTCGTGT ATAAAGCTAATAGACTTGATGTGGGAAatgcggtgaatccccgaccgTCAGATGACGACAAAAAGCTTGTGGTGGTGAAGAGTCCAAATGCTGTTAATCCTCTAGTCTGGGACTATTCT CCGCTGCTTACCCTGGATGTTTGGGAG CATGCTTACTACCTCGACTTTCAG AACCGACGTCCCGATTACATATCCATCTTTATGGAGAAGCTCGTATCTTGGGACGTGGTTAGTTTGAGGCTTGAAGCTGCAAAAGCTCAAGCTGCCGAGTGGGAAAGAGAAGAGTTGAAGAAAAGGGAAAATGAAGAGACTGACGGATCAATTTCGGAGGCAGCTGAAGTTTACTTGGAAAGTGACGCAGATGATGCTGAGGCTGAGTGA
- the LOC140864931 gene encoding superoxide dismutase [Fe], chloroplastic-like isoform X3 — MVLLQHPPLACAYSPCFLSFGTIMTVATATNVPLNCGLFSSQGFFGSTSGFPTRKSEKTNVRRAAGGVVKAIIEFKPPPYPLDALEPHMSRETFEYHWGKHHRAYVDNLNKQIVGTELDGKPLEEIIIDTYNKGDFLPPFNNAAQAWNHEFFWGSMKPGGGGEPSGELLDLINRDFGSYEAFVKEFKAAAATQFGSGWAWLVYKANRLDVGNAVNPRPSDDDKKLVVVKSPNAVNPLVWDYSPLLTLDVWEHAYYLDFQILQNRRPDYISIFMEKLVSWDVVSLRLEAAKAQAAEWEREELKKRENEETDGSISEAAEVYLESDADDAEAE; from the exons ATGGTACTCCTCCAACACCCACCTCTTGCGTGCGCATACTCGCCCTGCTTCCTTTCCTTTGGAACTATCATGACTGTGGCAACAGCCACTAATGTCCCACTGAATTGCGGCTTGTTTTCCTCTCAAG GATTTTTTGGGTCGACTAGCGGCTTCCCCACGAGAAAGAGTGAG AAAACGAATGTAAGAAGAGCTGCTGGCGGTGTAGTAAAGGCCATAATTGAATTTAAGCCACCACCTTACCCATTG GATGCTTTGGAACCTCATATGAGCCGTGAAACATTTGAATATCATTGGGGAAAACATCACAGGGCTTATGTGGATAACCTCAATAAGCAAATAGTTGGTACTGAACTTGACGGCAAGCCGTTAGAAGAAATAATAATTGATACATACAACAAGGGTGACTTCCTCCCACCCTTCAATAATGCTGCACAG GCATGGAATCATGAATTCTTCTGGGGGTCGATGAAACCGGGTGGTGGAGGTGAGCCATCTGGAGAACTTCTGGATTTAATTAATAGAGACTTTGGTTCTTATGAAGCATTtgtcaaagaattcaaggcagCTGCAGCCACTCAATTCGGTTCTGGTTGGGCCTGGCTCGTGT ATAAAGCTAATAGACTTGATGTGGGAAatgcggtgaatccccgaccgTCAGATGACGACAAAAAGCTTGTGGTGGTGAAGAGTCCAAATGCTGTTAATCCTCTAGTCTGGGACTATTCT CCGCTGCTTACCCTGGATGTTTGGGAG CATGCTTACTACCTCGACTTTCAG ATTCTACAGAACCGACGTCCCGATTACATATCCATCTTTATGGAGAAGCTCGTATCTTGGGACGTGGTTAGTTTGAGGCTTGAAGCTGCAAAAGCTCAAGCTGCCGAGTGGGAAAGAGAAGAGTTGAAGAAAAGGGAAAATGAAGAGACTGACGGATCAATTTCGGAGGCAGCTGAAGTTTACTTGGAAAGTGACGCAGATGATGCTGAGGCTGAGTGA
- the LOC140864931 gene encoding superoxide dismutase [Fe], chloroplastic-like isoform X4: MVLLQHPPLACAYSPCFLSFGTIMTVATATNVPLNCGLFSSQGFFGSTSGFPTRKSEKTNVRRAAGGVVKAIIEFKPPPYPLDALEPHMSRETFEYHWGKHHRAYVDNLNKQIVGTELDGKPLEEIIIDTYNKGDFLPPFNNAAQAWNHEFFWGSMKPGGGGEPSGELLDLINRDFGSYEAFVKEFKAAAATQFGSGWAWLVYKANRLDVGNAVNPRPSDDDKKLVVVKSPNAVNPLVWDYSPLLTLDVWEHAYYLDFQNRRPDYISIFMEKLVSWDVVSLRLEAAKAQAAEWEREELKKRENEETDGSISEAAEVYLESDADDAEAE, translated from the exons ATGGTACTCCTCCAACACCCACCTCTTGCGTGCGCATACTCGCCCTGCTTCCTTTCCTTTGGAACTATCATGACTGTGGCAACAGCCACTAATGTCCCACTGAATTGCGGCTTGTTTTCCTCTCAAG GATTTTTTGGGTCGACTAGCGGCTTCCCCACGAGAAAGAGTGAG AAAACGAATGTAAGAAGAGCTGCTGGCGGTGTAGTAAAGGCCATAATTGAATTTAAGCCACCACCTTACCCATTG GATGCTTTGGAACCTCATATGAGCCGTGAAACATTTGAATATCATTGGGGAAAACATCACAGGGCTTATGTGGATAACCTCAATAAGCAAATAGTTGGTACTGAACTTGACGGCAAGCCGTTAGAAGAAATAATAATTGATACATACAACAAGGGTGACTTCCTCCCACCCTTCAATAATGCTGCACAG GCATGGAATCATGAATTCTTCTGGGGGTCGATGAAACCGGGTGGTGGAGGTGAGCCATCTGGAGAACTTCTGGATTTAATTAATAGAGACTTTGGTTCTTATGAAGCATTtgtcaaagaattcaaggcagCTGCAGCCACTCAATTCGGTTCTGGTTGGGCCTGGCTCGTGT ATAAAGCTAATAGACTTGATGTGGGAAatgcggtgaatccccgaccgTCAGATGACGACAAAAAGCTTGTGGTGGTGAAGAGTCCAAATGCTGTTAATCCTCTAGTCTGGGACTATTCT CCGCTGCTTACCCTGGATGTTTGGGAG CATGCTTACTACCTCGACTTTCAG AACCGACGTCCCGATTACATATCCATCTTTATGGAGAAGCTCGTATCTTGGGACGTGGTTAGTTTGAGGCTTGAAGCTGCAAAAGCTCAAGCTGCCGAGTGGGAAAGAGAAGAGTTGAAGAAAAGGGAAAATGAAGAGACTGACGGATCAATTTCGGAGGCAGCTGAAGTTTACTTGGAAAGTGACGCAGATGATGCTGAGGCTGAGTGA
- the LOC140864931 gene encoding superoxide dismutase [Fe], chloroplastic-like isoform X5 — translation MPPNLFLRCETRKKTNVRRAAGGVVKAIIEFKPPPYPLDALEPHMSRETFEYHWGKHHRAYVDNLNKQIVGTELDGKPLEEIIIDTYNKGDFLPPFNNAAQAWNHEFFWGSMKPGGGGEPSGELLDLINRDFGSYEAFVKEFKAAAATQFGSGWAWLVYKANRLDVGNAVNPRPSDDDKKLVVVKSPNAVNPLVWDYSPLLTLDVWEHAYYLDFQILQNRRPDYISIFMEKLVSWDVVSLRLEAAKAQAAEWEREELKKRENEETDGSISEAAEVYLESDADDAEAE, via the exons ATGCCCCCTAATTTGTTCCTGAGGTGTGAGACTCGAAAG AAAACGAATGTAAGAAGAGCTGCTGGCGGTGTAGTAAAGGCCATAATTGAATTTAAGCCACCACCTTACCCATTG GATGCTTTGGAACCTCATATGAGCCGTGAAACATTTGAATATCATTGGGGAAAACATCACAGGGCTTATGTGGATAACCTCAATAAGCAAATAGTTGGTACTGAACTTGACGGCAAGCCGTTAGAAGAAATAATAATTGATACATACAACAAGGGTGACTTCCTCCCACCCTTCAATAATGCTGCACAG GCATGGAATCATGAATTCTTCTGGGGGTCGATGAAACCGGGTGGTGGAGGTGAGCCATCTGGAGAACTTCTGGATTTAATTAATAGAGACTTTGGTTCTTATGAAGCATTtgtcaaagaattcaaggcagCTGCAGCCACTCAATTCGGTTCTGGTTGGGCCTGGCTCGTGT ATAAAGCTAATAGACTTGATGTGGGAAatgcggtgaatccccgaccgTCAGATGACGACAAAAAGCTTGTGGTGGTGAAGAGTCCAAATGCTGTTAATCCTCTAGTCTGGGACTATTCT CCGCTGCTTACCCTGGATGTTTGGGAG CATGCTTACTACCTCGACTTTCAG ATTCTACAGAACCGACGTCCCGATTACATATCCATCTTTATGGAGAAGCTCGTATCTTGGGACGTGGTTAGTTTGAGGCTTGAAGCTGCAAAAGCTCAAGCTGCCGAGTGGGAAAGAGAAGAGTTGAAGAAAAGGGAAAATGAAGAGACTGACGGATCAATTTCGGAGGCAGCTGAAGTTTACTTGGAAAGTGACGCAGATGATGCTGAGGCTGAGTGA